One window of Lawsonibacter asaccharolyticus genomic DNA carries:
- a CDS encoding potassium-transporting ATPase subunit A, which yields MLQLVLTVIIFMIIVIPIGNYLYHIASGQRTFADPVFDRVDGGIFKVCGIHPDKGMNWKQYALALLLTNAVMVFVGYLVLRIQFLPIFNPNGIGAMEETLSFNTIISFMTNTNLQHYSGESGLSYLSQMLVITYMMFVSAATGYAACIAFVRGLAGKSKDNVGNFYADLVKVTTRVLIPLSIIGGMLLIWQGVPQNFDPNVTVTTIEGTQQDIAMGPVAALEIIKHIGTNGGGFLGANSSTPIENPTIISDLVELYSMMILPGACVIMFGKMVKDRRRKTASSSEHSATTQDLVKTSELVSKPSFTAKLYGSEGRTIFFAMGIIFLIGLSVCYWSESQGNPALAKLGLDQSMGSMEGKEVRFGIAQSAMFTTTTTSFTTGTVNNMHDTLTPLGGMIPLLHMMLNVVFGGKGVGLMNMIMYAILGVFIFGLMIGRTPEYLGKKIEGREMKLTALCIIIHPFLILAFSALAVSTEGGLAGITNPGFHGLSQVLYEYASSAANNGSGFEGLADNSYFWNITAGLAMFFGRYLSIVIQLAIAGSLMRKQFVNDSIGTLRTDSATFTIGLVCVVYIFAALTFFPALALGPIAEHLTLWA from the coding sequence ATGTTACAGCTTGTCCTAACAGTGATCATCTTCATGATCATTGTCATCCCGATCGGGAACTATCTGTATCATATTGCTTCCGGCCAGCGCACCTTCGCCGATCCGGTGTTCGACCGGGTGGACGGCGGGATTTTCAAGGTGTGCGGCATTCATCCCGACAAGGGCATGAACTGGAAGCAGTATGCGCTGGCTCTTCTGCTGACCAACGCCGTGATGGTGTTTGTCGGCTATCTGGTCCTGAGAATTCAGTTTCTTCCCATCTTCAACCCCAACGGCATCGGCGCGATGGAGGAGACCCTGTCCTTCAACACGATCATCTCCTTCATGACCAACACCAACTTACAGCACTACTCCGGTGAGTCCGGCCTGTCCTATCTCAGCCAGATGCTGGTCATCACTTACATGATGTTCGTGTCCGCCGCCACTGGCTACGCCGCCTGCATCGCCTTTGTCCGCGGACTGGCTGGCAAGAGCAAGGACAACGTGGGCAACTTCTATGCTGATTTGGTCAAGGTGACCACCCGCGTTCTGATTCCTCTTTCCATCATCGGCGGCATGCTCCTGATCTGGCAGGGCGTCCCCCAGAATTTCGATCCCAACGTGACGGTGACCACCATTGAGGGGACTCAGCAGGATATCGCCATGGGCCCCGTGGCCGCGCTGGAGATCATCAAGCACATCGGCACCAACGGCGGCGGCTTCCTGGGTGCCAACTCCTCTACTCCCATTGAGAACCCCACCATCATCAGCGATCTGGTGGAGCTCTACTCCATGATGATCCTGCCCGGCGCCTGCGTGATCATGTTCGGCAAGATGGTCAAAGACCGCCGCCGTAAGACCGCCAGCTCCAGTGAGCACAGCGCCACCACCCAGGATCTGGTCAAGACCAGCGAACTGGTGAGCAAGCCCAGCTTCACCGCGAAGCTCTACGGCTCCGAGGGCCGCACCATCTTCTTCGCCATGGGCATCATCTTCCTCATCGGCCTGAGTGTCTGTTACTGGTCTGAGAGCCAGGGCAACCCGGCCTTGGCCAAGCTGGGGCTGGATCAGTCCATGGGCAGCATGGAGGGCAAGGAAGTCCGCTTCGGTATTGCCCAGTCCGCCATGTTCACCACCACTACCACCTCTTTTACTACCGGCACGGTCAACAACATGCATGATACTCTGACTCCCCTGGGCGGCATGATTCCCCTGCTGCACATGATGCTCAATGTGGTGTTCGGCGGCAAGGGCGTGGGCCTGATGAACATGATCATGTATGCTATTCTCGGCGTGTTCATCTTTGGCCTGATGATCGGCCGTACCCCGGAGTACCTGGGCAAGAAGATCGAGGGCCGGGAGATGAAGCTCACCGCTCTGTGCATCATTATCCACCCCTTCCTGATCCTGGCCTTCTCTGCCTTGGCGGTCTCTACCGAAGGCGGTCTGGCCGGCATCACCAACCCCGGCTTCCATGGCCTGTCCCAGGTCCTGTATGAGTACGCCTCTTCCGCTGCCAACAACGGTTCCGGCTTCGAGGGTCTGGCGGACAACTCCTACTTCTGGAACATCACCGCCGGTCTGGCCATGTTCTTCGGCCGCTATCTGTCCATCGTGATCCAGCTGGCCATTGCCGGTTCCCTGATGCGTAAGCAGTTCGTCAACGATTCCATTGGCACTCTGCGGACCGACAGCGCCACCTTCACCATCGGCCTGGTGTGCGTTGTTTACATCTTCGCTGCGCTGACCTTCTTCCCGGCGCTGGCGCTGGGCCCCATTGCAGAGCATCTGACTCTGTGGGCTTAA
- a CDS encoding potassium-transporting ATPase subunit B, giving the protein MSKKQNTKFITPDILKGAVKGAFIKLNPRYMMKNPVMFVVEIGFFITLLLSFVPGLFGDANAEQLRIYDIIVCAILFVTVLFANFAEAVAEGRGKAQAASLKKTQKDTQAHLLHEDGTQTIVSSSELKKGDVVLVSAGEIIPNDGEVIEGIASVDESAITGESAPVVRESGGDFCSVTGGTTVVSDWLKIRITSEPGNSFLDRMIALVEGASRKKTPNEIALNTLLVSLTIIFLIVVVTMYPFAVYNNVQIPISTLIALLVCLIPTTIGGLLSAIGIAGMDRVTRFNVIAMSGKAVEACGDVDTMILDKTGTITYGNRLAADFYPVGGASKEELIRCAVLTSLRDGTPEGKSTVELGRKLGCQVEDDPKSSFIEFSAQTRMSGVDLPDGTIIRKGAADAIEKYVIAQGGKIPAELRKRVDEVSSLGGTPLTVCEGSRILGVIYLKDTVKPGMVERFERLRAIGIKTIMCTGDNPLTAATIAKEAGVDGFIAECKPEDKITVIKQEQAEGKIVAMTGDGTNDAPALAQANVGLAMNSGTTAAKEAANMVDLDSDPTKILEVVEIGKQLLITRGSLTTFSIANDIAKYFAIIPAMFMLAIPEMGVLNIMGLASPTSAILSALIFNAIIIPCLIPLAMKGVKYRPMSSSKMLVRNLMIYGVGGIITPFVGIKIIDLIISPLLEMIGFIGF; this is encoded by the coding sequence ATGAGTAAAAAGCAGAATACAAAATTTATCACCCCTGATATCCTGAAGGGTGCGGTGAAGGGTGCGTTTATCAAGCTGAACCCCCGCTACATGATGAAAAACCCGGTCATGTTCGTAGTGGAGATCGGATTCTTCATCACCCTGCTGCTCTCCTTCGTACCAGGTTTGTTCGGCGATGCCAATGCCGAGCAGCTGCGAATCTATGATATCATTGTCTGTGCGATCCTATTTGTCACTGTTCTGTTTGCCAACTTCGCGGAGGCCGTGGCTGAAGGCCGGGGCAAGGCACAGGCGGCCTCTCTGAAAAAGACCCAGAAGGATACCCAGGCACACCTGCTCCACGAGGATGGCACTCAGACCATCGTCTCCTCCAGCGAGCTGAAGAAGGGCGATGTGGTCCTGGTCAGCGCCGGCGAGATCATTCCCAACGACGGCGAGGTCATTGAGGGCATCGCCTCGGTGGATGAGTCCGCCATCACCGGCGAGTCCGCCCCCGTGGTCCGGGAGAGCGGCGGCGACTTCTGCTCCGTCACCGGCGGCACCACCGTTGTGTCTGACTGGCTGAAGATCCGCATCACCTCTGAGCCGGGCAACAGCTTTCTGGACCGCATGATCGCTCTGGTAGAGGGTGCCTCCCGGAAGAAAACCCCCAACGAGATCGCTCTGAACACCCTTCTGGTGTCCCTGACCATCATCTTCCTGATCGTGGTGGTCACCATGTATCCCTTTGCGGTGTACAACAATGTTCAGATCCCCATCTCCACTTTGATTGCCCTGCTGGTCTGCCTGATCCCTACTACCATCGGCGGCCTGCTGTCCGCCATCGGTATCGCCGGCATGGACCGTGTCACCCGCTTCAATGTCATCGCCATGTCCGGTAAGGCGGTGGAAGCCTGCGGCGACGTGGACACTATGATCCTGGACAAGACGGGCACGATCACTTACGGCAACCGCCTGGCTGCTGATTTTTACCCCGTGGGCGGCGCCAGCAAGGAGGAGCTGATCCGCTGCGCGGTCCTCACCTCCCTGCGGGACGGCACTCCCGAGGGCAAGTCCACTGTAGAGCTGGGCCGTAAGCTGGGCTGCCAGGTGGAGGACGATCCCAAGTCCAGCTTCATTGAGTTCTCGGCGCAGACCCGCATGAGCGGTGTGGATCTCCCCGACGGCACCATCATCCGCAAAGGCGCGGCTGACGCCATCGAGAAGTACGTCATCGCCCAGGGCGGCAAAATTCCTGCCGAACTGCGCAAACGGGTGGACGAAGTCTCCTCTCTGGGCGGCACCCCCCTGACTGTTTGTGAAGGCAGCCGCATTCTGGGTGTCATCTATCTGAAGGATACCGTAAAGCCCGGCATGGTGGAACGCTTTGAGCGCCTGCGCGCCATCGGGATCAAGACCATCATGTGCACCGGCGACAACCCCCTGACTGCTGCCACCATCGCCAAGGAGGCCGGCGTGGACGGCTTCATTGCGGAGTGTAAGCCTGAGGACAAGATCACCGTCATCAAGCAGGAACAGGCCGAGGGCAAGATCGTCGCTATGACCGGCGACGGCACCAACGACGCCCCCGCTCTGGCCCAGGCCAACGTAGGTCTGGCGATGAACTCCGGCACCACCGCCGCCAAGGAAGCTGCCAATATGGTGGATCTGGATTCCGACCCCACCAAGATCCTGGAGGTGGTGGAGATCGGCAAACAGCTGCTGATCACCCGCGGATCTCTGACCACATTCTCCATTGCCAACGACATCGCCAAGTACTTCGCCATCATCCCGGCCATGTTCATGCTGGCCATTCCTGAGATGGGCGTGTTGAACATCATGGGACTGGCCTCGCCCACCAGCGCGATCCTGTCCGCTCTGATCTTCAACGCCATCATCATCCCCTGCCTGATCCCTCTGGCCATGAAAGGCGTCAAGTACCGTCCCATGTCCTCCAGCAAAATGCTGGTCCGTAACCTGATGATCTACGGCGTCGGCGGTATCATCACTCCCTTTGTCGGCATCAAGATCATCGACCTGATCATCAGTCCTCTGCTGGAAATGATCGGCTTCATCGGCTTCTAA
- a CDS encoding NADH dehydrogenase, translating to MYRSYVMICGGPNCTLLAGRQEKLAEEFEVQLKLAGLRKEVQVMRGGCLGLCSSGPNVAVFPEGTIYSHVHVEDVAEIVSEHLLKGGRVDRLLYNENEATSTVRSLEETEFYKKQLRIALRNCGVIDPQNIDEYIARDGYAALEKCLTELTPDEVIQIVLDSGLRGRGGAGFPTGLKWRFASGERGQVQKYVCCNADEGDPGAFMDRSVLEGDPHSIIEAMAIAGYAIGASQGYIYVRAEYPIAVKHLQIALEQARSYGLLGEDIFGTGFSFDLEIKLGAGAFVCGEETALMTSIEGKRGEPRPRPPFPAVKGLFQRPTILNNVETYANICPIILRGAEWFSSIGSEKSKGTKVFALGGRIQNTGLVEVPMGTTLRTIVEEIGGGIPHGKKFKAAQTGGPSGGCIPAEHIDTPIDYDNLAAIGTMMGSGGLIVMDEDTCMVDIAKFFLEFTVDESCGKCTPCRVGTKRLLELLTKITEGRGTMEDLDRIEELAAFIKSNSLCGLGQTAPNPVLSTLRYFREEYREHILEKRCPAGVCKDLLTYSIDPVKCRGCTICAQNCPADAIKGSVKNPHKIDTSKCIKCGSCYEKCRFGAVIRG from the coding sequence ATGTATCGCAGCTATGTGATGATATGCGGGGGGCCCAACTGCACCCTGCTGGCGGGCAGGCAGGAGAAGCTGGCGGAGGAATTCGAGGTCCAGCTGAAGCTGGCCGGTCTGCGTAAAGAGGTCCAGGTGATGCGGGGCGGCTGTCTGGGGCTGTGCTCCAGCGGGCCCAACGTGGCAGTGTTCCCGGAGGGCACGATCTACAGCCATGTCCATGTGGAGGACGTGGCGGAGATCGTCAGTGAGCATCTGCTCAAGGGCGGCCGGGTGGACCGCCTGCTCTACAACGAGAACGAGGCCACCAGCACAGTCCGCAGCCTGGAGGAGACAGAGTTCTACAAGAAGCAGCTGCGCATTGCCCTGCGCAACTGCGGCGTCATCGACCCCCAGAACATTGACGAGTACATCGCCCGGGACGGCTATGCGGCACTGGAGAAGTGCCTGACCGAACTGACGCCGGACGAGGTGATCCAGATCGTGCTGGACTCCGGCCTGCGGGGCCGGGGCGGAGCAGGCTTCCCCACCGGACTGAAGTGGCGCTTTGCCAGCGGGGAACGGGGCCAGGTACAGAAATATGTCTGCTGCAACGCGGACGAGGGCGACCCCGGGGCCTTCATGGACCGGAGCGTGCTGGAGGGCGACCCCCACAGTATCATCGAGGCCATGGCCATCGCGGGCTATGCCATCGGGGCCAGCCAGGGCTATATCTACGTCCGGGCGGAGTACCCCATCGCGGTGAAGCACCTCCAGATCGCTCTGGAGCAGGCCAGGAGCTACGGACTGCTGGGGGAGGATATCTTCGGGACGGGCTTCTCCTTCGACCTGGAGATCAAGCTGGGGGCGGGGGCTTTCGTATGCGGGGAAGAGACCGCCCTGATGACCTCCATCGAAGGGAAACGGGGAGAGCCCCGGCCCCGGCCGCCCTTCCCGGCGGTGAAGGGCTTGTTCCAGCGGCCCACCATCCTAAACAACGTGGAGACCTACGCCAACATCTGCCCCATCATTCTGCGGGGGGCGGAGTGGTTCTCCTCCATCGGCAGCGAGAAGAGCAAGGGGACCAAGGTATTTGCCCTGGGCGGGCGTATCCAGAACACCGGCCTGGTGGAGGTGCCCATGGGCACCACCCTGCGCACTATCGTGGAGGAGATCGGGGGCGGCATCCCCCACGGGAAGAAATTCAAGGCCGCCCAGACCGGCGGCCCCTCCGGCGGATGCATCCCCGCGGAGCACATCGACACCCCTATCGACTACGACAATCTGGCCGCCATCGGGACCATGATGGGCTCCGGGGGCCTGATCGTGATGGATGAGGACACCTGCATGGTGGACATCGCGAAATTCTTCCTGGAATTCACGGTGGACGAGAGCTGCGGAAAGTGCACCCCCTGCCGGGTGGGAACCAAGCGCCTGTTGGAGCTGCTGACTAAGATCACTGAGGGGCGGGGCACCATGGAGGATCTGGACCGGATCGAGGAGCTGGCGGCCTTCATTAAGAGCAACAGCCTGTGCGGCCTGGGGCAGACGGCGCCCAACCCAGTGCTGTCCACCCTGCGCTACTTCCGGGAGGAGTACCGGGAGCATATCCTGGAGAAGCGCTGCCCCGCCGGGGTGTGCAAGGACCTGCTGACCTACTCCATTGATCCTGTCAAGTGCCGGGGCTGCACCATCTGTGCTCAGAACTGTCCGGCCGACGCCATCAAGGGGAGCGTGAAGAATCCCCACAAGATTGACACCAGCAAGTGCATCAAGTG